GCTTCATCAACATATATCTTATATCTCAGCTTTTCCCCAAACCTGTATTTCTGTATCTTCAAAAAATCCTCAACAAAACCTATCTCTTCTTCAACAGTGGTTATATCATTTCCCCAATAAATAAGTCTTCTGAGAGTTCGTGTTAAGTATTTGATTATTTCCGCAGTTTCATATTCATTTTTCAAAACAGATCTCATTCTAATTGAATCCAGGGTGTTAAAAAGAAAATGCGGATTTATCTGACTTTGCAATGCATTTATCTCTGCCTGTTTCTTTTCAATTTCCAGTGTTTTTCTCTGAATCTCTGATAGCATCTCCTTCTCTATCAATTCTTTCAGCTTCAAAGTCATATTGTTAAACTCTTTGATAACGTTTCCAATTTCATCATTACCTTCTCTGCAGTTTAGCACCTCAAAGTTTTGTCTCCTTATCTTCTTAATATGTCTTGTCAAAAGCTCCAACCTTGTAGATAATGACGAAGTTATCATTCGAATAAGCATTGTTGCAAAAAGCAAACTCAAAATAGAAATAAATAGAATATACTCAATTGCCTTGTAAATCTCACCAAGCATGTATGCTTTTGAAAATACACCGACCAATTTCCAGCCAGACAATAAATCATACTCTATTCTTTCCTCAAATACATAGGCATCCTTTGGCACAAACTTATCCTTTTCAAACTTAATAAATGGTTTTGCAAATATGCTGTTATTACTGGTATGAGCAGCAATTATTCTCCCGGATGCATCAAGAAGATAAAGTTCACCGCCAAAAATTTCAAAGTTTATCGAGTTAAAAAAACTCGACAGATACATATCAATCTTTGCTATCTTCAAATACCTGCTATTATTACCTCTCGATGTGCTTCTTTGTTCAAACTGATTTAAGTTCCTGAAAAGCGATATATATCCTTCTTCTCCATTTACACCTGGTTCGACTGTTGGCATTACAACAATACCCCGGGTGTTTTTCAAAACTGTCTCTACCCATTTTTTATCATCCCGGCTTATTTTCTTGTATCCATCGCTATTAATTACAGTTGGATTATTGGTATATATGGTTACTTTTGCTATATTTGAATACACATTTCTTCCCTGGTATATTCTATTTCTCAAATACTCTTCATAGCTCTGATAAAAATCTTCCAATCCTTTATAATCCACATCAAGCATGTCGTTTAATAAGTCATCAGTATACAGCGTATTTGAATAAATTATTGCCTCTTCCACAACCTTTTTGATACCCGCATTTAAAATATTAAATACACTTTTTATCTGACTTTCCTTTTGTTGCTGTAAATTTTTTACAATAAATAATGTAAAAATAAAGTGTGTGACCAATGTGGGAATGAGAACACACAGAACATAGACAAGCAGTAACTTTTTTCTAACTGACAGGGCATCTATTTTATTGTAAAATGCATTTTTAAAATCATCCCAATATTTTCGGAAATTCACAATTTTCACCGTTCAATAATTTTTGATTTATTTCTAAAAAAATTATATCACATTGCAAAAGATTATTGAATGAAAAAGTGGGCATAACCACCCACTTTTTCTATTTAGCCAAAAACTTTTATTAAATTTTTTATTCACCCTTGACACTACCAAGAGTTAGCCCTTTTACAAAGTACCTTTGCAAAAATGGGTATACCATTATAATAGGTGCAGTTGCAACAATTGTCATACTTGCTCTAACCGATGTTGGTGTTACCTGCTGTGTCTCAGCCATAGCCCCCATCTGATAATCAGGGTTTCTTCCAACCTGCATGCTTACAGATGCTAAAATCTTTTGTAGCTCATACTGCAGAGTGCTGAGGTCAGGTCTTTGTGAGTTAAAGATGTATACATCAAACCACGAATTCCAGTGTCCAACACCTATAAAAAGTGCAATTGTTGCTACTGCTGGCAGAGTAAGAGGAAAGATTATCTGCCATAGTATCCTAAACTCACTCGCACCGTCGATTTTAGCAGATTCTATAAGGCTTGACGGTAATGATTCAATATAACTTCTGACAACAACCACATTGAACATTCCCAGAAGCGCCGGAATTATATATACCGAGAATGTATTCAAAAGATGTAAACTTCTGTAGAGAAGATAGGTTGGTATCAATCCTGCTCCAAAGTACATTGTTAAAACCATTATCGCAGAAAAAGGTCTTCTTAAGACAAAATCTTTTCTTGATAGAGGATATGCAACAAACATTGTACAAATAATACCCAGAACAGTACCCAACACAGTTCTTGCAATTGACACAAATGTAGCATTATAAATCTGCGGGTTGGTAAGAATAATCTCATAATTTTTCAATGTCCACTTTCTTGGCCAGATATAAATACCACCTCTTACCGTATCAAGAGCATCATTGAAAGACACTGCAAGCACGTTTACAAAAGGATATAAAGTTACAATACCAACAAAAACCAAACTTACATAAACTATTAAATCAACTATTATATCTTCGGCTGTTTTTTTTCTAAGCATTTACCATATACCCCCTATTAATTACCTCTTTGGCAGATACTTTATACAACAGTGGATGCATTTAGTTTTTGAGCCACCTTGTTGGCAAAAAGCACAAGCAGAATACTTACTATACTCTTGAACATACCTGCAGCTGTTGCATATGAATATCTGTACATCGTAATACCATAGTCAAGAACATATGTGTCAAGAATTTGAGCATAGTCTTGAACAAGAGGATTTCTCAGCAAAAGTACCTGTTCAAATCCTGCGTTCAAAAGCCAGCCAACATTTAATATCAAAAGCATACTAATGGTAGGTGCTATCCCGGGCAGGGTTACATATCTTATCTTTTGAAGCCTTCCACAGCCATCAACACTCGCAGCATCATAAAGTTCCGGATCAATACTTGTCATCGCAGCCAAATAAACAATAGCATTCCATCCCGTTTCTTTCCAGACATTTGATATTGCCAATATCCACCAGAAATAATGCCCTTCACCCATCCATACAACCGGCTGTTTGATTATCTTCAGCGCCATTAAAACCTGGTTTACAACACCAGACTCTGGAGCAAGAGCTCCTATTACTATGCTGGCTGCAACAACCCAGGATACAAAGTGAGGAAGGTAGGAAATTGTCTGAATGGTTCGCTTAAATAGCATATTTTTTACTTCATTCAACATCAGAGCAAGTGTTATAGCAGCCGCAAAAGATGTCACCAGCTTTAAAAAGCTTATAACAATAGTGTTTCTCATGGCAAGCCAAAAACCGGAATCAGAAAATAAATCTCTAAATTGTTGTAAACCAACCCACTGTGAACCCCAAACACCGTCATATGGTCTGTATTCTTTAAATGCAATTACCCACCACCAGAGTGGT
The Caldicellulosiruptor morganii DNA segment above includes these coding regions:
- a CDS encoding sensor histidine kinase; its protein translation is MNFRKYWDDFKNAFYNKIDALSVRKKLLLVYVLCVLIPTLVTHFIFTLFIVKNLQQQKESQIKSVFNILNAGIKKVVEEAIIYSNTLYTDDLLNDMLDVDYKGLEDFYQSYEEYLRNRIYQGRNVYSNIAKVTIYTNNPTVINSDGYKKISRDDKKWVETVLKNTRGIVVMPTVEPGVNGEEGYISLFRNLNQFEQRSTSRGNNSRYLKIAKIDMYLSSFFNSINFEIFGGELYLLDASGRIIAAHTSNNSIFAKPFIKFEKDKFVPKDAYVFEERIEYDLLSGWKLVGVFSKAYMLGEIYKAIEYILFISILSLLFATMLIRMITSSLSTRLELLTRHIKKIRRQNFEVLNCREGNDEIGNVIKEFNNMTLKLKELIEKEMLSEIQRKTLEIEKKQAEINALQSQINPHFLFNTLDSIRMRSVLKNEYETAEIIKYLTRTLRRLIYWGNDITTVEEEIGFVEDFLKIQKYRFGEKLRYKIYVDEAARNCLIPKMTIQPLVENACVHGIEEIEGDGEILIEVKKENAFLVIRVEDNGIGMDERKLKELYENMNSQSYETSIGLKNVYRRLMLYYNNAVDFEIHSNFQAGTRVVIRIPLELPAFVYKI
- a CDS encoding carbohydrate ABC transporter permease, translated to MLRKKTAEDIIVDLIVYVSLVFVGIVTLYPFVNVLAVSFNDALDTVRGGIYIWPRKWTLKNYEIILTNPQIYNATFVSIARTVLGTVLGIICTMFVAYPLSRKDFVLRRPFSAIMVLTMYFGAGLIPTYLLYRSLHLLNTFSVYIIPALLGMFNVVVVRSYIESLPSSLIESAKIDGASEFRILWQIIFPLTLPAVATIALFIGVGHWNSWFDVYIFNSQRPDLSTLQYELQKILASVSMQVGRNPDYQMGAMAETQQVTPTSVRASMTIVATAPIIMVYPFLQRYFVKGLTLGSVKGE
- a CDS encoding ABC transporter permease; translation: MESAIYYTSKKTFWQKVKEQKELVFMIFPFVLYVILFHYIPLWWWVIAFKEYRPYDGVWGSQWVGLQQFRDLFSDSGFWLAMRNTIVISFLKLVTSFAAAITLALMLNEVKNMLFKRTIQTISYLPHFVSWVVAASIVIGALAPESGVVNQVLMALKIIKQPVVWMGEGHYFWWILAISNVWKETGWNAIVYLAAMTSIDPELYDAASVDGCGRLQKIRYVTLPGIAPTISMLLILNVGWLLNAGFEQVLLLRNPLVQDYAQILDTYVLDYGITMYRYSYATAAGMFKSIVSILLVLFANKVAQKLNASTVV